The following coding sequences are from one Triticum aestivum cultivar Chinese Spring chromosome 5A, IWGSC CS RefSeq v2.1, whole genome shotgun sequence window:
- the LOC543340 gene encoding ras-related protein Rab5A, which produces MAANAGAGAGGSKIRNAKLVLLGDVGTGKSSLVLRFVKGQFVEFQESTIGAAFFSQTLAVNDETVKFEIWDTAGQERYHSLAPMYYRGAAAAIVVYDITNAASFTRAKKWVQELQAQGNPNTVMALAGNKADMLEARQVPVEEATTYAQENGLFFIETSAKTAINVNDVFYELAKRLLAGQQAQNPQAGMVLSQRPAERMVSSTSCCSS; this is translated from the exons ATGGCGGCcaacgccggcgccggcgccggtggcAGCAAGATCCGCAACGCCAAGCTG GTTCTTCTGGGGGATGTCGGCACCGGCAAGTCCAGCCTGGTGCTCCGGTTCGTCAAGGGCCAGTTCGTCGAGTTCCAG GAATCGACCATCGGCGCGGCCTTCTTCTCGCAGACCCTGGCGGTCAACGATGAGACGGTCAAGTTCGAAATCTGGGACACGGCCGGCCAGGAGAGGTACCACAGCCTGGCGCCCATGTACTACCGCGGCGCCGCGGCCGCGATCGTCGTCTACGACATCACCAACGCG GCCTCTTTTACACGTGCAAAGAAATGGGTTCAAGAACTTCAAGCACAAG GGAATCCAAACACAGTAATGGCTCTTGCTGGGAACAAGGCTGATATGTTGGAGGCAAGGCAGGTGCCAGTGGAA GAAGCGACGACTTACGCACAAGAGAATGGGCTCTTCTTCATTGAAACGTCTGCCAAAACAGCCATCAATGTGAATGACGTATTCTATGAGCTCG CAAAGAGACTGCTCGCGGGGCAGCAGGCGCAGAACCCGCAGGCGGGGATGGTGCTCTCACAGAGACCGGCCGAGAGGATGGTGAGCAGCACGTCGTGCTGCTCATCATAG